A section of the Castanea sativa cultivar Marrone di Chiusa Pesio chromosome 12, ASM4071231v1 genome encodes:
- the LOC142620706 gene encoding uncharacterized protein LOC142620706, whose translation MYLSTPLLLSPSMPGEELFLYLAVSSAVVSAALIREEGKAQKPMNFISRALRGAEERAMSSPEAARRMTLWAIEISEFDIHYQLRTAVKGKILVDFIVEFTTAKEQGVEETPIWRVHTNGSSNKHAGGVGVVLHTPEGDKIECMIRLGFTTTNNEAEYEALVAGLDLATAAGAKSVVVYSDS comes from the exons atGTATCTCTCCACCCCGCTATTGCTTAGCCCATCTATGCCGGGGGAAgaattgttcttgtaccttgccgtctcctCAGCCGTGGTCAGTGCAgctctcattagagaagaaggaaaagcGCAAAAGCCTATGAACTTTATAAGCCGGGCACTAAGAGGAGCAGAAGAGAG GGCAATGAGCAGTCCCGAAGCTGCTAGACGAATGACGCTATGGGCAATCGAGATCAGTGAGTTTGATATCCATTATCAGCTGCGGACGGCagtgaaaggaaaaatattgGTAGACTTCATTGTTGAATTCACTACCGCGAAGGAGCAGGGGGTAGAAGAGACGCCCATATGGAGAGTTCATACAAATGGATCTTCTAATAAGCATGCTGGTGGTGTtggagttgtactccataccccGGAAGGAGACAAGATCGAATGTATGATCCGTCTGGGCTTCACCACTACTAACAACGAAGCGGAATATGAGGCCTTGGTAGCAGGACTAGACCTTGCGACAGCGGCAGGAGCTAAGAGTGTGGTCGTCTACTCCGATTCTTAA
- the LOC142620707 gene encoding uncharacterized protein LOC142620707, whose protein sequence is MGNNSTMTHSETSVLTLRSRITTHHPQANGQVEVTNQSLLRIIKTRLEGAKGIWPNELPSVLWAYRTTARTPTGETPFRLAYGSEALIPSEVGLTSYCVESYDENRNDKALRLQLDLLDELRAATAQRLARYQDMMAKHYNSKVRHRDF, encoded by the coding sequence ATGGGAAACAATTCGACAATGACACATTCAGAGACTTCTGTTCTCACCTTgagatcaagaatcactactcatcACCCGCAGGCCAACGGACAGGTTGAAGTCACTAACCAGTCCttgcttaggattatcaagacccggctcgagggggcaaaaggtaTATGGCCGAacgaattaccaagtgttttatgggcatacaggacaacggcGAGAACACCGACAGGGGAAACTCCATTTCGATTGGCATATGGTAGTGAGGCTCTCATACCGTCCGAAGTAGGATTAACAAGCTACTGTGTGGAAAGCTATGATGAGAATAGGAATGACAAAGCTTTACGTTTGCAGCTCGACCTTTTGGATGAACTCAGGGCCGCAACTGCACAGAGATTAGCAcgataccaagacatgatggcaaaacattacaactccaaggttagGCACAGGGATTTCtag
- the LOC142619153 gene encoding mogroside I-E synthase-like, with the protein MVKETNNAYKAHCLVLSYPTQGHLNPMLEFSKRLEHKGVKVTLVTTRSMSKTIHKEASSIALETISDGFDEGGIAHAESIQAYLERFWQVGSQTLAELLEKLSSSSSGNPVDCIVYDAFLPWALDVAKKLGLVGAVFFTQSCAVDNIYYHVHKGLLKLPLSEPEILLPGLPPLQPQDMPSLIYDLNTYPAFFDMLVSQFSNVDKADWVLCNTLYELEPEVVDWMRKIWPLRTIGPTIPSMYLDKRIEDDKEYGFCIFKPNTDACMKWLNNHPKGSVVYVSFGSLAALNAEQMEELAWGLRMSNGYFLWVVRASEEAKLPKNFVEETSEKGLVVHWCPQLEVLTHEAVGCFVTHCGWNSTLEALSLGVPMVAVPQWTDQPTNAKYIMDVWKMGLKAPADEKGLVKREAIENCIREIMEGERGKETVKNAYKWKTLAKEAVDQGGSSDRNIEEFVTKLVHS; encoded by the exons ATGGTGAAGGAAACGAATAATGCCTACAAAGCTCATTGTTTGGTGTTATCCTATCCAACCCAAGGCCACCTTAATCCTATGCTCGAGTTCTCCAAGCGTTTGGAGCACAAAGGAGTCAAAGTTACTCTAGTTACCACACGCTCCATGTCCAAAACCATTCACAAAGAAGCCAGCTCTATTGCCCTAGAGACCATCTCTGATGGCTTTGATGAAGGTGGGATTGCTCATGCAGAGAGCATCCAGGCCTATTTGGAGCGATTTTGGCAAGTGGGGTCACAAACTCTGGCTGAGCTCCTTGAGAAGCTTTCTAGTTCTAGTTCAGGCAACCCTGTTGATTGTATTGTTTATGATGCTTTCTTGCCTTGGGCTCTCGACGTAGCTAAAAAGTTAGGTTTAGTTGGTGCTGTTTTTTTCACTCAATCTTGTGCTGTTGATAATATATACTACCATGTCCATAAGGGGTTGCTCAAACTCCCTCTTTCAGAGCCAGAAATTTTGCTTCCAGGGTTGCCACCACTTCAACCTCAGGACATGCCATCTTTAATTTATGATTTAAACACCTATCCAGCTTTCTTTGATATGCTTGTGAGCCAATTTTCCAATGTTGATAAAGCTGATTGGGTCCTTTGCAACACGTTATATGAGCTGGAGCCAGAG GTAGTGGATTGGATGAGGAAGATATGGCCATTGAGAACTATAGGACCAACCATACCATCTATGTACTTAGACAAGCGGATTGAAGATGACAAAGAATATGGTTTCTGCATCTTCAAACCAAACACGGATGCTTGCATGAAATGGCTAAATAATCATCCAAAAGGGTCGGTTGTATATGTATCTTTCGGGAGTTTGGCCGCTCTTAATGCTGAGCAAATGGAAGAACTAGCTTGGGGTTTGAGAATGAGCAACGGCTACTTCTTGTGGGTGGTAAGAGCGTCTGAAGAGGCAAAGCTCCCCAAAAACTTTGTAGAAGAGACTTCAGAGAAAGGGCTTGTGGTTCATTGGTGTCCCCAGCTCGAGGTATTAACACATGAGGCAGTGGGATGCTTTGTGACACATTGTGGATGGAACTCTACTTTGGAAGCTCTTAGCTTGGGTGTTCCAATGGTTGCAGTGCCACAATGGACAGATCAACCGACAAATGCAAAGTATATTATGGATGTTTGGAAGATGGGACTTAAAGCTCCAGCCGATGAGAAAGGGTTAGTCAAGAGAGAAGCAATAGAAAATTGCATAAGGGAAATAATGGAAGGGGAGAGGGGGAAGGAGACTGTGAAAAATGCATACAAATGGAAGACATTGGCCAAAGAAGCTGTTGACCAAGGTGGAAGTTCTGACAGAAACATTGAAGAGTTTGTAACTAAGTTGGTTCACTCCTAA